The following coding sequences lie in one Drosophila sulfurigaster albostrigata strain 15112-1811.04 chromosome 2R, ASM2355843v2, whole genome shotgun sequence genomic window:
- the LOC133835931 gene encoding dihydropyrimidinase-like isoform X1, whose product MSESPKPVKKVPIHLQSAQNRVYIRNGEIVNHDRSFKADVYIEDGIIKFVGPASEITIPGGVRTIDATGRLILPGGIDPHTHMQRPVGDTVAVDDFYRGTKAAVAGGTTMIIDCVLPKKHESLVEAYDKWRSWADPKVCCDYGLHVGITWWSKSVSEEVAILCKELGVNSLKMFMADKGVYMLNDSELLDVLEKIRSLNGVAMVHAENGEIIAKNTKNLLAEGIRGPEGHELSRQEEVEAEAVFRACTLAHQMKTPLYVAGVTSKSSAEILGRARRSGYCVFGETLARSIGLSMNGVRKSERIYFITSPPIRMSPETPRQLMKSLAYDDLQVTGSDNCTFNKSQKEAGSGDFTKIPNGVNGAEDRMSLMWEKGVHQGLLDPCRFVAVTSTNAAKIFNIYPQKGRIAVGSDADLVIWNPQATRTISKATHHHASDYNIFEGMTVHGVPECVLVRGRVSAENGVVRVAEGFGRFIPMAVRPPFVYDIIEGKVQPTEEPPQEEYHNGGLSKKFAELDIQIPAHEPISAMIAGNLPMPGEGSICSTPSNRGRVDGKRDLQESSFSISEELDNSGVRSSIKVKNPPGGKSSGFW is encoded by the exons ATGTCAGAGAGCCCGAAACCCGTTAAAAAAGTGCCCATTCATTTGCAGAGCGCCCAGAATCGAGTTTACATTCGAAACGGCGAAATTGTGAATCACGACAGAAGCTTCAAGGCAGACGTGTACATTGAGGATGGCATTATTAA ATTTGTGGGACCAGCAAGTGAGATTACAATTCCCGGAGGTGTGCGCACCATCGATGCAACAGGACGGTTGATTTTGCCGGGGGGTATTGACCCTCATACACATATGCAACGCCCTGTGGGCGACACTGTCGCTGTGGATGA CTTTTACCGCGGCACCAAAGCGGCTGTTGCCGGAGGCACAACTATGATAA ttGACTGTGTGCTGCCGAAGAAACATGAATCCTTGGTGGAGGCCTATGACAAGTGGCGCAGCTGGGCAGATCCGAAAGTCTGCTGTGACTATGGACTCCATGTGGGCATCACCTGGTGGTCCAAGTCTGTGTCTGAAGAGGTTGCCATACTATGCAAGGAACTGGGCGTCAACTCGCTTAAGATGTTTATGGCGGACAAAGGAGTCTACATGTTGAACGATTCGGAACTCTTGGATGTGCTCGAAAAAATTCGAAGCCTTAATGGTGTGGCAATG GTTCATGCTGAGAATGGCGAGATTATCGCTAAGAACACGAAGAATTTATTAGCCGAAGGTATTCGCGGTCCTGAGGGCCATGAACTCTCTCGCCAGGAAGAAGTTGAGGCGGAGGCTGTTTTTCGTGCCTGCACTTTGGCGCATCAG ATGAAAACACCATTGTATGTGGCCGGTGTCACCAGCAAATCCTCTGCTGAAATTCTGGGTCGTGCTCGTCGCAGTGGATATTGCGTCTTTGGCGAGACCTTGGCCAGATCCATTGGACTTAGCATGAATGGAGTACGTAAATCGGAgcgtatatattttattaccaGCCCACCCATTCGCATGTCTCCCGAGACACCCAGGCAACTTATGAAATCCTTGGCTTa CGATGATTTGCAAGTGACTGGCAGCGATAACTGCACTTTTAACAAGAGCCAAAAGGAAGCTGGTTCCGGGGACTTTACCAAAATTCCAAATGGCGTTAATGGCGCCGAGGATCGCATGTCGCTGATGTGGGAGAAAGGAGTACATCAAGGTCTGCTCGATCCATGCAGATTCGTTGCAGTGACCAGCACAAATGCAGCtaaaatctttaatatttatccACAAAAAGGACGCATTG CGGTTGGCTCGGATGCTGATCTGGTCATATGGAATCCGCAGGCCACGCGCACCATTTCCAAAGCAACCCATCACCATGCTAGCGACTACAATATTTTCGAGGGTATGACTGTGCATGGTGTTCCAGAATGTGTCCTGGTGCGTGGACGCGTCAGTGCGGAGAATGGTGTGGTGCGTGTGGCCGAAGGATTTGGTCGTTTTATACCGATGGCAGTGCGTCCACCGTTTGTCTATGACATTATCGAGGGAAAAGTGCAGCCAACTGAGGAGCCACCACAAGAGGAATATCATAATGGTGGCTTGAGTAAAAAGTTTGCAGAGCTAGACATTCAAATACCGGCACATGAGCCCATCTCAGCAATGATCGCTGGCAATTTACCAATGCCAGGAGAA